In a genomic window of Cytobacillus sp. FSL H8-0458:
- a CDS encoding alpha/beta fold hydrolase: MSEQIMKINNVDICTESFGNSKDPAILLIMGAMSSLDWWDEDFCLRLADQGRFVIRYDHRDLGRSTTYEPGTSNYTITDLADDAAGVLDAYQIEQANIVGMSMGGLTGQILALRYPARVLTLTLIASSVFGTEMEKLPPMDQNILDYHSKSASIDWSDRDAAIPYLAGGWKTLAGSKPFEQERMYKLAAREADRANHLPSRFNHALLQGGEKYYDRMDEIRVPVLIIHGTEDPALPYEHGLALKKAIPHSELMTLDGTGHEIHSEDWDQIIDSVAKHSS, translated from the coding sequence ATGAGTGAACAAATAATGAAAATAAATAATGTGGATATATGTACAGAGAGCTTTGGCAACTCCAAGGATCCAGCAATTCTTTTGATCATGGGCGCAATGTCTTCACTGGACTGGTGGGACGAGGATTTCTGTCTCCGTTTGGCTGATCAGGGGAGATTTGTCATTCGGTACGATCATCGGGATCTGGGCAGATCGACCACATATGAACCTGGGACTTCCAATTATACAATAACAGACTTGGCTGACGATGCAGCAGGCGTACTGGATGCTTATCAAATAGAGCAGGCAAATATCGTTGGCATGTCCATGGGCGGCTTAACCGGCCAGATTCTTGCCTTAAGATATCCGGCACGTGTATTGACACTTACGCTTATCGCATCAAGTGTGTTCGGAACTGAGATGGAAAAACTGCCGCCAATGGATCAGAACATCCTGGATTACCACTCGAAGAGCGCTTCCATAGATTGGTCGGATCGGGATGCGGCCATTCCTTATCTCGCGGGCGGATGGAAAACACTAGCCGGCTCCAAACCTTTCGAGCAGGAGAGAATGTATAAGCTTGCAGCAAGAGAAGCCGACCGCGCCAATCATCTGCCGAGCAGATTTAACCATGCCCTGCTGCAAGGCGGAGAAAAATATTATGATAGAATGGATGAGATCCGCGTACCGGTTCTCATTATCCACGGCACAGAAGACCCGGCCCTCCCATACGAGCACGGGCTTGCGCTTAAGAAAGCCATTCCTCATTCTGAATTGATGACACTTGATGGAACTGGACATGAGATTCATAGTGAAGACTGGGATCAGATTATAGATTCTGTTGCAAAGCATAGTTCTTGA
- a CDS encoding NUDIX hydrolase, producing the protein MMYSPRRPWRLYLPCLNGSVTLSFLRYAHPRGGRPTNVLEEVGVKVKDRLTYVHSTSFVTDTNHNVVDIVFLCEYESGDALPLCSDEVEEVLWLTTEEILHHPKAPVYLKESIKYAEALIPIH; encoded by the coding sequence ATGATGTACTCTCCGCGCCGCCCCTGGAGGCTTTACCTCCCGTGTCTCAACGGGTCAGTTACCCTCTCATTCCTTCGTTATGCCCATCCAAGGGGTGGAAGGCCAACGAATGTTTTAGAGGAAGTCGGGGTAAAAGTAAAAGACCGTTTAACTTATGTACACAGTACTTCTTTCGTAACTGATACTAATCATAATGTAGTAGATATTGTTTTTCTATGCGAATATGAATCTGGTGATGCATTACCTTTATGTTCCGATGAGGTCGAAGAGGTGTTATGGCTAACAACTGAAGAGATCTTACATCACCCGAAAGCGCCTGTTTACTTAAAAGAAAGCATTAAGTATGCTGAAGCATTGATTCCAATCCATTAG
- a CDS encoding 3-deoxy-8-phosphooctulonate synthase: protein MNDKLDKFLEKIKSIFNSNSLIMETEIEGFIFGEYTDHFDSDEEVGCTFGDGFVQAPDRTIAGIIWAVADQPYLSICMEPEKDRWGVYNAGFVKPIKTIDDLVYNFKIIFPLIKEAYINVKGK from the coding sequence ATGAATGATAAATTGGATAAATTCCTTGAGAAAATTAAAAGTATTTTTAACAGCAACTCATTAATTATGGAGACTGAAATCGAAGGCTTCATATTTGGTGAATATACCGATCACTTTGATTCTGATGAGGAAGTAGGTTGTACGTTTGGAGATGGTTTTGTTCAAGCTCCAGATAGGACAATTGCGGGAATTATATGGGCGGTAGCAGATCAGCCTTATCTATCTATATGTATGGAACCCGAAAAAGATAGATGGGGAGTATATAATGCAGGATTCGTAAAACCAATAAAAACTATAGATGATTTAGTATACAACTTTAAAATAATCTTTCCACTTATTAAGGAAGCATATATCAATGTAAAGGGAAAATGA
- a CDS encoding DinB family protein, whose protein sequence is MNRNALLLRMLDTTYDNESWYAPFKSAIEGLTAEQARWRPTGDTTKSIWENVNHLIYYKERLAANLEGRGLSQNLDGDETFNLTKQSNDDKEWIEVVERAEIAQSKLRVALNKTTTEVLEQDSLEEEIIDILLHDAYHTGQIIQIRKMQGSWPSHR, encoded by the coding sequence ATGAATCGAAATGCCCTGCTATTAAGAATGCTCGATACTACGTATGATAATGAGAGTTGGTATGCGCCTTTCAAATCTGCAATAGAAGGACTTACTGCAGAACAAGCTAGGTGGAGACCAACAGGGGACACAACAAAATCAATTTGGGAAAATGTTAATCACCTTATTTACTATAAAGAAAGACTTGCAGCAAATTTAGAAGGCCGAGGATTGTCACAAAATCTCGATGGTGACGAAACTTTCAACCTGACTAAACAATCAAATGATGACAAAGAATGGATTGAAGTCGTTGAACGGGCGGAAATAGCTCAAAGCAAATTAAGAGTAGCTTTAAACAAAACAACCACTGAAGTGCTTGAGCAAGATTCTCTTGAAGAGGAGATAATTGACATATTGCTTCATGATGCATACCATACAGGACAAATTATTCAAATTAGGAAGATGCAAGGATCTTGGCCATCGCATCGTTGA
- a CDS encoding DinB family protein, producing the protein MYHSLSDFYTSWGFEAGATSRILKNLTDESLKHEVTPNQWSLGRIAWHTVTAIKVISSQAGLRFEAPDEDWSVPSSANFIAESYIKSSHEFVEALKTQWTDQTLLEKIDFFGINMTKGSLLLFLSQHQTHHRGQMTILMRQAGISVPGIYGPSKEEWAQFGMAEPKQTLFD; encoded by the coding sequence ATGTATCATAGTTTAAGCGATTTTTATACATCTTGGGGATTTGAGGCAGGAGCTACAAGCAGGATTCTTAAAAATCTCACGGATGAATCATTAAAGCATGAAGTCACTCCAAATCAATGGTCTCTAGGACGTATTGCCTGGCATACGGTTACTGCTATTAAAGTTATTAGTTCACAGGCAGGATTAAGGTTTGAAGCTCCTGATGAAGACTGGTCTGTCCCGTCATCTGCTAACTTCATTGCTGAAAGCTATATTAAATCTTCACATGAATTTGTTGAGGCTTTGAAAACTCAATGGACTGATCAGACCCTGTTGGAAAAAATCGACTTCTTTGGAATAAACATGACAAAGGGAAGTCTTTTATTATTTTTAAGCCAACATCAAACTCATCACCGGGGACAAATGACTATTCTAATGAGACAAGCAGGAATTAGTGTTCCAGGGATTTACGGTCCTTCAAAAGAAGAATGGGCACAATTTGGAATGGCTGAACCAAAACAAACTTTATTTGACTAA